One window from the genome of Natrialba magadii ATCC 43099 encodes:
- a CDS encoding APC family permease has translation MILSGTWINEGGPLGSILAFIIGGFMVGVVAILYGELASAMPIVGGEHVYSLRALGPIGAFVCTWAIIFGYVTVAAFEAVALPSAMAFLIPNFNAVELWSVAGEPVYGTWVLVGVLGTVFITALNYVGIRPAAQFQIIMTIVIAFAGAVLIAGAIGYGSPSPDPAFTAGTAGIFAVILQTPFMFVGFDVIPQSAEEADVDPRSLGLLVIAAVGMATLFYIAVIWGGSRGLSGAELVDSTLPAADAMAALFDSQTIGQLMALAGIAGILTSWNAFIIGGSRAIFALAESGMLPKSFAKIHPKYNTPSNAILFIGGLSVLAPLFGEQMLDWIVNAGGLGIVVAWLLVAVSFLVLRYREPEMDRPYKVPGGKAVGSFGLALTVFFVYLYLPGGQSALLWPYEWLIVLLWCVLGLVFYFVSEGHSEEHEQAAFEKIEQLQDD, from the coding sequence ATTATCCTCTCCGGCACGTGGATCAACGAAGGCGGCCCGCTCGGCTCGATTCTCGCCTTTATTATCGGCGGGTTCATGGTCGGTGTCGTCGCGATCCTCTACGGCGAACTCGCCTCTGCGATGCCGATCGTCGGCGGCGAGCACGTCTACAGTTTACGGGCGCTCGGGCCGATCGGAGCGTTCGTCTGTACGTGGGCGATCATCTTCGGCTACGTCACCGTCGCCGCGTTCGAAGCCGTCGCGCTCCCCTCGGCGATGGCGTTCTTGATTCCGAACTTCAACGCGGTCGAACTTTGGTCGGTCGCCGGGGAACCGGTCTACGGGACGTGGGTCCTCGTTGGCGTCCTCGGTACCGTCTTCATCACGGCGCTGAACTACGTCGGCATCCGTCCGGCGGCGCAGTTCCAGATCATCATGACCATCGTGATCGCGTTTGCGGGTGCCGTCCTCATCGCCGGCGCGATTGGCTACGGCTCTCCCTCGCCGGACCCCGCGTTCACCGCCGGCACCGCCGGCATCTTCGCCGTTATCCTCCAGACGCCGTTCATGTTCGTCGGGTTCGACGTGATCCCTCAGTCGGCCGAGGAGGCCGACGTCGATCCGCGCTCGCTCGGCTTGCTCGTGATCGCCGCCGTCGGGATGGCGACGCTGTTCTACATCGCCGTGATCTGGGGTGGAAGTCGCGGCCTCTCCGGCGCTGAACTCGTCGACAGTACGCTGCCGGCCGCTGATGCGATGGCCGCGCTGTTCGACAGCCAGACCATCGGCCAGCTCATGGCGCTGGCCGGCATCGCTGGCATCCTCACCAGCTGGAACGCCTTCATCATCGGTGGCAGCCGCGCCATCTTCGCGCTTGCAGAGAGCGGTATGCTGCCGAAGTCCTTTGCGAAGATCCATCCCAAGTACAACACGCCGAGTAATGCGATCCTCTTTATCGGCGGTCTCTCCGTGCTCGCACCGCTGTTCGGCGAACAGATGCTCGACTGGATCGTCAACGCGGGCGGACTCGGTATCGTCGTCGCGTGGCTGCTCGTCGCCGTCTCCTTCCTCGTTCTGCGCTACCGCGAGCCCGAGATGGACCGACCGTACAAAGTGCCGGGCGGCAAGGCCGTCGGCTCCTTCGGCCTCGCTCTGACGGTGTTCTTCGTCTACCTCTACCTTCCTGGCGGTCAATCTGCCCTGCTGTGGCCCTACGAGTGGCTGATCGTGTTGTTGTGGTGTGTGCTTGGCCTCGTCTTCTACTTCGTCTCCGAGGGCCACTCAGAAGAACACGAACAGGCCGCATTCGAGAAGATCGAACAACTGCAAGACGACTGA